cttcccagcgagctagttacgctaatgcctctataatttccgcattattttctgtctccctttttataaatggggctaatgtgggccaaattccaatcgtctggaatcgtttggccttcaattaagcatttattaaaaatattcactatgctttccaaaagagcatccggtccatgtttcaccaactcgatgggaatgtctccaggcccgggtgcttttccatttttcatttgtttcaattcttttttcagttcttctttgtttatcttatgcacctctgagttttctgtcattgagatatggtcaggtctttccataaattcgtgcctactttctgttaatagcgtttcgtaatatttttcccactttttattttgaatcaggtttttatttccctcatcttttctttcttttctaatactttttatgaatttccaagcttgtgtcactttggttcctcctaaggatcggtccatctcttcgcatttctcttcccacatttcgttttttcttttagtgacttccttctttgcttccctgttgagtctgctgtaaattctgcggttttctgagtctttcgtggatagccatgtttgataagcttttttttgtctttaattaattttcctacttcttcgttccaccactcaggattttttcttttgtcagcttcttcgtaccccaatgcctctttggccgcctgatgaatgcaattttttatatcttgatattatTTTTCGGTTGTTTCTCTTCaagttaagtgagttagttttgaggctagtctaagtttgtagaggaattgtactgattcttgtttgaggctatcaatattatatcttatctttgtggaagctgctaccttctcctgttcaattttgttcttgtttactttcctgtagtgtatggttatttttgcgaccaccatatagtggtcagatccgcattcggcaccacgatacacccttTTAAACGATTTAAATTTTCTGGTTCCTAATATGCTGCCCTCTATATAAGGAACTGCATAAACTTGTTTCTGGAAGATAGCAGCTATTTACACTTCAGTCATTTGAGATtagcagatgacatcgtccttatagctgatcatatggatgatgcaatattaaggttggaaaaaatatattacgcttctttggaggtcggactaaagattaatataaacaaaatgcaaataatgactaatctggtgctaaatcgaaatattgctgttgatggaagggatattgtagagactacatcgtataaatacataggacatgaaattcggttgggcagagataaccagacatgtgaccCATTACCCCCGCACATAACGTTTCATATCTCGATAATGACAGGTAGcctgttagtgatctaataatagtACTTTTGCCATTTATAGTGTGTTTACTGgtgtttgttactaataataaaaataatgtaccataattctcgtaggagaaagattATTGAACTACTGAAAAGTTCAGCGAATTCTTCTAAGGTAAGATGGGGCAAGTGCATTATCGGGGCAAGTGCAGAACATTATCATAAAAACCTATCACTTTTGAACTATGGGCTGCCATCTATTATTTGGTATCTTTAATACCCGTGACAACAGTCTTTAACAACAGCGAGCTGCTTTATTACGTTTCACTGATGTTATAGGTACGGTAGTGTCACTTGTGTTTTGCAACTTCTCGAGCAAGGTCACTGATAAAAATTAATCCATTTATATCTACCGAATCTGTGAacatctttatattatttttggtaGGTAAGTATCCTAGGCACAATAGTTTATgataaacataatatattttttaaatatttactttttgacagTTTTTATTGTTGTACCGCTGTTGTCCCACGTATTTTAAAAGTCGGGGCTAGTGCGGATAAAATTGTGGGGTAAGAGCGGCACATATTACGCACTTGCCCCAAATCTCACACAGTTTTTCTTTATGCTTTTAGTTCCACCATGGTGAGAAATTACATTCGCAGAAGTAGCAGGGGCAAAGGATATACGAAAGAGAGTTTAAAAATTGCACTGTCGGCAATTAAATCTGGGCAAATGACTTTATACCGAGCTACTAAAGTGTACACAATTCCAAGAAGTACTCTCCATGAACACCTTAAAGGTAGGAGAGGACAAAAAAGTTCCAGCTATGTAAGAACTTAGGACATTCCTcaacaggaagaagaaaaactagcAAATGGCCTTCGTACTATGGAAAAATGGGGTTTTGGCCTTTCTAGAAAAGAAGTGTTGCAGGTTGTAGCTGACTTCGTCAAAGAGAATAACAATAAGACACAGTTTAAAGATGGTAAACCAGGAGAAGATTGGTTTCTTAATTTCAAGCGTAGACATAACCTCTCTATTAAAAAACCCCAGAGTGTTGAATTTGCTAGAAAAAAAAACCTTGACCCATTCCTGATCTACAACTATTTTGATTTACTTGAAAACGTTATAGAAAAACTTGGTTTACAAGAACGCCCGTCGCAAATTTGGAACTTGGATGAAAGCAGTTTTTGCACAGATCcgtcaaaaacaaaaattgtcggACAAAGGGGAGCTCCATCCACAAGAACTATTAGTGGGCCTGGCAAACAAAATACAACTGTTCTTATGTGCTGCAGCGCAAGTGGCAAAAAAGCACCTCCGCTTATTGTCTTCAAAGGTAAACATGTTTGGGACCAGTGGACTGCTCCGCGTGGCACGGAGTTTTTAGATACTACCTACGCTGCCACTCCTAAAGGGTGGATGGAGACAACTGTATTTAGAaactattttgaaaacagttttttaaagtttattggTTCAGAACGACCGGTATTAGTAATTTACGACGGACACGCGAGTCATCTTGGAGCAGATGTCATAAATATAGCTGTTGAAAACCATATTACGATACTTAAGCTCCCTCCTCACACCAGTCATGTACTCCAGCCCTTAGATTTGTGTGTATTTAAATCACTGAAGACCCGTTGGGATGCTAAACTTGTTGAATGGCAGAGAAGAAATGTGGGGGCCGCTGTAACAAAAAGTATGTTTTccaagatgataggagaaatatggcaGGAAACCAGGCCCGAAATATTAGTGAGTGGTTTCATTAAAGCAGGAATAGTTCCGCTGAATAGGAATATTATTCAGCAAGATTTATTTGACCCAGTGGCTCTCCAACTTTGGCAAAAAACCCGTAACGTGGCTAGGTTTGATGGTCCTGACTTAACTTTGCCTAGTACATcagcaaaaaataatgaaaatccaATCACAGTCGAAGCACAGTCAACTTCCAGCTCGACAGATATATAAACATTTCAAGAAACTGAGAAGATTCTGGATGTTTCATTCGAAGAGTTGTTATTGAGGTCAACCAAACGTGAAAACAATTCTAATTCGAAGAAAAGAAAACGCGTGTGCTTGGGTGCAGAGGTGATAACAAGAGCCGATgttgaaaaaattttaagttcaaatacaacaaaaaaatataaaccagaaaaaaaaattaaaaagatttacaaaaaaaaaattgctgaAAGCAGTTCCGAAAATGATAATAGTTCTTGGTACAGTGATTCAAGCGAAAACAGAATTGTTGAATTTGACGAGTTAAGCAAAAGTGATTTGGAAGAGTTTGATGAAAAAAACCCTACTGACAAACTTACATTTACCAAAATACAAATTGGGGATTTTGTATTAGTAAATTCTCCTGGAAAAAAGAAAATGTTCAAATATGTTTGTTTGGTGAAACAACTGATCAATGGTGATGAAGCCGAAGTAACAGGCTTGAAAAGGCTCACAAATAAGtgccattttattttaaaacccaACGATGTCTGCACTATTCTACTGTCGGACATAGAAACAAAACTACCTGTTCCAAAAATATCAATAACTGCTGATTACGAAAAGTATATTTTTGAGATTGCACCTGAAGTGTTTGAAGCATAGCATAagtattttttccaattattattattttttgttactgtTAACAGGATTTATTCATTTTGGTACGTttagtttatgtttttattttaaataaatattttttgcagTCAAAATATCTGAAATTGTTTTGACTCTCTCCTAAAAAATATTTCGtagcatttttttcttaatattttattaaagttaagcataaagaataaaaattacatatatgTAGGATTTCTGCACTAGCCCCGTATGGAACACTTATTATTATTAGCAAAAATAATGGCACATTCTGTTCTTACCCCGGATCAGTGGGGCAAGTGCGTAACATGTACTTGCGAAAAAAAATGTATAGGCATATTTGGTAGGTAATGTATTTTTGTTATCTAAATAGTTTTAATTGGTCGGTTAATAATCACAATTATACGAcagaagtttaaaaaaatcttaatttgaaAGAGGCAATTTTTGTAGTTAAATGAATATTAACTATGAATTTTTTCGTTCGCACCATCTTACCTTACTGCATTTTCAGGTAAGCTACCTTTTGcccattatttttaaattattaaaaaaacataacctcaaaaatttAATGTAGTGATTGAttaccaaccttagactagcaatattataaaatattattataagccTAGTTtgatttcagaatcaaataatacaccaagcaatgatgttttaaatgaagagcatattattagagatgccttgagttttgatGAAGAAGATGAGTCTTATATAGATAAAAGTTATGATGAACTACTCGTGGTGGAAATGAAATCGGATCTACATTACTCAAATGGGCAGATACCGTAATTCCtggcagtgagatagaagaaatcatactatggtcggtacggccagaataaaaatgtaagCAATATTATGTGTTTCTTTTGGATACTGAGTAAGTATCCTCAAGTAAAAGTCATCACTCAGAAGTTTCTTCAATCCTTGTATCAGCCTCGGTAGAATATCAATTCGATTTTCAACAATATCTTCATGATGTGTTGTTTCGTTGAAAGAAAATCAGTAACCAAAATGCTTATgataaaaataattcaataaaatagAGTTGCCATATAACTACTCCAGCAAAGTACACACAAATACTCACAATCCCATGTTATTACTGTTTGATATAGTTATACTTTACTAACatcttttctaataaaaaaacacAGCTATAAGGATTCAAATTATCTAAGAAAAACAAACTACAAACTTCTATGTATAACTACCAAAGTAAATCTCTGGTAAATATCTGtaacgaaattaataaaaacaaaaaaatataatcagAATAGAAATTTCTATTAACGAAACTCACATTAcatatattagaaaatacaaccaaacaatacttaattacaattacaattaataattaaattaaaaattaaaatgataAAACAACTGTTTCTATTTTCACctagtttatacattttaaaaacaaGTTCGTTACCGACTAATCACAAAAAACAGTAATTTTAAACGTCCAACCTTCAAAAAACATTCTTTAAACCAAATACTTAAAGCAATGAATCACGTACTTGGATTTAATTAGTTGACAACAAAACATATAGAAAGCATTATAGACGATATCAGAAAGTAATTGGTCAAGTAAATAACCAATTAACAGCTGGAAATTGACTCATTTAAATGAAATGGGTGGTTCATTTAATGAATTATCATCActcagaagtttctactaaaggatcacacccacatggaggcggacactgtccatgTGCTGATATCACGAAAGAGAAAAAAACTTAACAGAATTTCTATTTTAACGCCCTAggactggcagcagttagtcagacaaaACTCCAggaaatataccgtacataatatgaaactaaaagattttaaaaattttatgtctTTATGATATCAAAACATCTcaaaatccgcctttgattaatagaaaaggagacattaacaaacattaagttcttctgtcaaactgtgtttaactgcaagtaaAACAAAACAGCATGGGAACTCTGTTATTGAAAAGTAATTTTTATGATGAAAATcaggagattgaccttgttaggCGACACCTTATAGCTTATAAACGCTTAAACCATACTAAGTAATACTAATATTGACcatccagaaggagacttacttgacgATGACTGAGTCGTTTGTACGTAAAATACCATTTTGTTTAAATacatagatgtattatttgtatttgtaaaggtgaattgtatggttaaataaattttgtaagtCAAATAGtattgtagttgttattgaataccccaCACAAAGTCTTACACTAGAATAATTTTAGAGAGATACGACACCATGGCCATTAAAACggttaaaaaacacagaaaaaaaattgttttttaattataacaaatgcaTTATGTAGATAACAATAGAAAGAATGATCTGTTAAAATACTGTTTAAttatctcaataaatagctgcagcaataacACTTTTTGAGTGAGAATTTAGAACATCTTGGaaccattatcaagagggatatggtTCTGTTCGAGTTTGGGTTTTCAATTTCCCTACTTGTTTCCTATCTTGTTCTGTAGAGATGGTACTGAGGTCTCAAtcgcctactcctcagtgtcgagtgctTCGACTACTTCCGTTTTCCTTCTTtgttttaacattatttaaataATCACACAGTTTTCTATGTTCTTTTGGTTGTTTTGAGCCTCCGATTTCTTTAGCATCATCCAGGATGATTTCTATTAATTTAGAGCTACTGATTTGATTATGTAATTATTCATGGATTTTAGTTTGGTAGCGATCTGAGTTTTCCTATAAGTTGTTGATATTTATACAGTTTATTGTTGGTTTTCTGCTTaaacttcttctttaagtgctgtctcccgatcggaggttggatatcatcatcactatctttactctaccTAATGCTGCTCTGAAGGGTTCTATAGATTTGCATTTAAACCAGTTCCTTAAATTCTTCagccatgacactctccttcttcctatactccttcctcctcttatctttccctgtattatcagccttagcagttcatatcgctatCCCCTCATTATGTGTctcagatattgtaactttcttatttttattgtgtttattatttcacattctttgcccatttctcacaatacttccgtgttagttttcttctgtgtccatgctattctaagcatcctcctgtaacaccacatttcgaaggactttaacttatttatgtgttcttgctttaatgtccagctttcaagcccatattgcagtatcgaaaacacgtagcatctcagtgctcttactcttagttctaatctaaggtctttgttgcagagaattgttttcatttttacaaaggcagttcttgctatttctatccttgctcttattttggttgtttgatcattattatctgaaatccaggttcctaagtatttgtatttatcaaccctttctatcagTACATTTCcaaaatgtatgtttgttggtctatttgttttctttgttattatcatgtatttggtctttcaaccaaattatattcatttttagtccatatttttcacagaaactgtttgttttgtttttcagtaattggagttgttcagcagagcttgccataatgcTTAAACTTGCATGCTTAAggttaattaaaacaaaaaaaatcagttcaatttttattttaatattttaattttttattgttactcacataattttttttttcagttgtatTTGTCTAAGTTATAATATCATCCCTCTCTGTTATGTCTCTGTTGTCTTATTACTTTATGAAgaatttaaagaaatatgtaaAAAGACTTTTACTTTTATCTTTTAGAATAAAGACATAACTGATGCCGTCTACAACTCGTTATGGTATATGACCGATATTAAAACAAGGAAAGATATCATATTTATCATGATGAGTAGGAACATTATGCTCCAGCTGCAAGCATTACCATTGGGGAAACTTAATTTTGCTCTCTTACTTATGGTATGGATATCACTGTGTCTTTAATATTAACCAATcaatcaaaacaaaaaacaaaatatgtatatCGATGGAAGACAAATATTTTTGATTCTTTGATCGTCAGGGGTACGGTGGTGCAGACAAGTTTTAAAAGGAAcatgttaacttggaaaaggatcatcatcatcaccatcaatggcactacaactcttcgtgagtctttgttgcgtttactattgccttccatgtttggcggtcctgtgccagtaattcccattgtcgcactcccattttctctagatcttctttgaatgcatcttttcacctttttctaggccgccctacagaccttctttcctctggcctttcccagaacacattctTTATAAGGcaattgtcgttactgcgtatcacatgccctgcccatctgagtatattggcctttatatatttgactagattttcttttccgaatagagactctagctcgttattgtatctgcccctccattcgtttgtcacgctgtctctgcaagggccatatatttttcgaagaattttacgttcccacaccagcaatttatttgtttctctttttgttagcgtccatgtttcgcttccatacgcgactgctcgtcgtattatggtcttatatatccggatttttgtacctcgtgaaagaagttttgacttcattggatgttgcattgcaaagaaagatctgtttctttccattattctcgtttcaacttctcgctctaatttgttgtcatttgtgattgttcctcctagatatttaatttttttaaccacttcgaagttgtgatcatttgtagtaatgttttgccttattcgccgtcgttcttgttttgagacgaccatgtattttgttttgtcttcatttatttttagaccgatgtttaatgcagcttcttcaaagctcgagaaaatatccttaatttctaatgttgattgtggcgagtatgatttttgctccccgagcagttatgtctggtttgatttttggatatatttttcgcatgacatattctaaggccaggttaaacaacaatggggacaacTGATCTCCCTCtctcagtccagaatttacgcagaaagcatttgatattcctccccctattctaacttgtgcaaaagagttacttacacacatttgtgttaccgcagctagttccttgggtacgccgagctcgatcattgccttccataatgttgcacgattaattgaatcataagcctgtttgaagtGAAGTTGGGAAAGGATCACATTTCATTTTACCTTTATTATTCACTCTAATTAAACTTTTctattagttttttattatatattagtaTTCTTAATACTAATTAGGTTAGGATTAGGATGGAAGGCGGTTgcctattttgtttttgttttccgtTTGCGAGACATATCATTACATTTTACCTTTATTATTCAATGGCAGTAacctttttttagttttaagCGTTTTAACGTTTGGCACTTCTTTCCTCtagtagctgtagcttcctccgtggttattaTTAGGTATTACCCTAAAAACCATCAGTTTCTTCCAActttattgccacaaattggtcgcattatTCCTGTAATGATTCTTTTCCAAGTTACATGCTCCTTTTATAACTTGGCTGTACGTTTAGTGCAGTTTTGCTTCTTACCTGATAATACTAGTATATttggaaaataatttttctttatttattggatttataatatttttattgattatatttaaatttttttttagacaATTAAAAGTGCATTTTCGTACTCAACTCTACTCAAAAATTCAGCATAGAACttatcgaaatagatggaaaattatgagggagatctatgtccagcagtggataagcgaagattgaatgatgatgaatgcatttaataatttaattcttttgttgtTCTTGATTTCCATAATAAATAGTGTACTTATTAtacttttacaaaaataaaaataagcaaaCGTTATTACAAATCAACATAATATTAAATGCACAAAATTTCAATATTTGATCACAATTATCAAATAAATAgttgataattttaatgtaaaaacTAATGAGAACTCATTGTGTTTATGCATTTACTAAACGGCTGTCACTTAAACATATTTAATGATTTATTTGACTTTCAATTACTACTTAAAGAACTATAAAAGTATTATTGAAACTTTTAGAACTACTAATGCCTTTGTCATTATGTATTGTGAAACAATAATAACATTCATCTAGGTTTATTAtaggtttataaaaaaattaatatttcttatTCCATCGTTAACCCTCATCGAATTTAGTTGTTTCGATCTTTGAAGTCTCACTGGGCTATCTTTTTTAAGGCCACCTTGTGGTTGATAGTTCCCCTTTAACTTGATAAGCACTTTTATTGCTGCACAATAAAAGTTTTGCTTTTAATTTATGGTATTGACTAGGACATGTGTCACTGTAATGGAAGATGAGGCAAGTTAATGATTGTTGGTTTGTTAGAAATAATGAACTTGCTTTCCAGGGACGTAGAAAAGTCCCGATTTTGAAAGTAGTAGTTGAGTCATGTATtgtgttttggaaaagttaattttaaggcCAACTCATATACAAGAGCTCTGAAGGCAGGCATGATCTATCCAGGGCTTGGCAGGCATGATCTATCCagtctgcaataaggactatatCGTCTGCAAACCTCAAGTTCTTCAGAAACTCCACATTTACTCCCTGCTTGAAGTCAACATAAGTAAAGAGTTTCTGATATTTTAAATAGTGTTGGAGAAATGCTACAATTATATCGTTGCCTTTTCGTCACAGGATATTCAGGTAATAGGGTGTTGCCAGTTTTAATTCGATATTCAAGAAATTTTGTAGAGCCTTTATGAGCGTGCACCTTATATTGGTGTCTCGAACTACTCGCCAAAGTTTTCTTATTGGCAGTGTATCGTAGGCATTTTGCAGATAAATTAAAGTTCTAGTATTCTTGTTGATTTTGTGCTGTTTTTCCATTAATTACATGAAAAACACATTATCAGTACCAGATATACCAGCCCTGAATATCATTTTTCCTTCTTGTAATTGCAGTATTCTTTTCTATAAGATACCTTAACCAGCCTCGCGTCTTCTATTGTAACGTAGTTGGACGCGATTGAGCGTCACCCTCACCTACATCAATTCCACTTATCTCGAGGAAGAAGTAATACCTTCAACTACCCCTCCTAGGAATATACTGCACCAACAAGAAGAAAGACCCTTTATGTCAAGTGTGTTGGTCAAACAAACAACTTTAATTTCACCTGAACTCGTTAGACCCTTTCCAAAAGCCCCACCAAGGAAAACAAACATCACAGGAAGGAAAAAAGGAAAATCCATGGTGCTAACAGACACTCCTATTAAGGACGAATTAGTAAATGAATTATTGGAACGAAGTAGAAAGAAAGCGAAGGCtgtaaagaaaaaaatcattaaggAGAAAAAAGATGCCGAGAGTTCTGAGGAATCAGAAGGCGAAGTTCCTTATGCTGAAAGTAATGCTAGTAACAATTTGGAAGGCGAAGAAATGGAAATGGATTATTCATCAGTTTCAGTTGGCGATTATGTGCTTGTTGCTGAAGGGGAgcctaaaagtaatattttttcggTGGGTTTAGTCAAGGAGAAACTGGAGGAAAAATATGTGACTGTCTACATAAAGAGAATTAAACCTctgtttaaatttgtaaaaactgAACAATCCTACACTTTTCGtaaggaatatattatacacAAATTGCCACCACCAGTTGCTGCAGGTGGAACAAACCGGACATCTGAGATGCTGGTTTTTAATATcgatttaacaaaatttaaaaattcacttgAATAGGTTTGATTAAATTTACTTTTTCTCTATGTTGAATATCTTGATAATTTTGACATTTAGGCCTTATGTTCATAGTTTTAATTAACAATACATCTTTTCCTTATCATTTATGTATTTAATTTCTCCTTTCTCATGTTTTTTATGCCTTGTAACACTGTTCCATGTATATTGTAACACTGTACAATACCGCAGGGTACAGTGTTACAAATGACAAATTTTCAAAGTCATGCTATACTTTCATACCTTATTCTTGGAATGTTATAATACTTTATCAAAAAACAAAGTAAACTATatataaatgataaaaataaactatcatataatgataaaaataaacttaaaatattcATGTCCATCAACTTTGTGACGAATTAAAAAAGTTGTAACACTGTTCCCGCACTTCCCCTATGTTCTGAAATTTGCACCATCACATTTAATGCACCTAATGGtctaatttaataataatccttTTAGTTTTAGTGAACAACATTAAGTATGTACTACGAAATACGAAGGGATAAACCATTCTATCAtacattaaaaactttaatattttctGTACTTTATTCTCCAAAATACGACAAGAAATATATGAGACGTTATTTACTTGCTAGCCTGCTAATAAGGTTTATATTATACATGCCTATTATAAGTGATACATTGCATTTTTTTATGCTTCGCACGAGTAAGTATActaatctaaaataaatattaagtgAAGAAGCTGATAAAACactatttattgtaaaattagtAAACTGatgtttattaaaattagtacaattttaatttgatgtgttttttgttgaaacaaaagaaattttaagaactttaGTAGCGAGTATTCTCTCCTCTGGTAATAATTACAGCTTGCGAATGACGAAGCATGCTTTGGATCGGATTTTGGATCACAATCTGCGGAAGATTGTTCCATTCCTGCACCAATATGTCGTGAAGCTCTCTTGAATTTCTTAGGGCCGGTACATTACTTCGTAAACGTCTCTTCGTCTTATCCCAAATATATTCTATGACATTGATTTTGGACTGCGAGCAGATCAAACAAATCGTCAAGATAGTAACTATACGACTATTGTGGAGCCGTGCATTACCACGCATAAAGCTGCGTGTTCTCCAAGAAATATAGTCTTTTAAAACCTATTTCAGGTACGTATGTGTAGTTAACGTCGCCACACTCATACACGCTTGGCACGACTCCACCCTGCATTGGCCAAGCCAAGTGCTCTCCAGCAAAATTCAATTTGGCAATTCGGTCTTCACGGAAAAGCTGTggtccagttactctagttcgataagataaaccagcagcatgaaATCGCCTGctaactgtccattcacttatgTTTACGTTTTTTACTTCTTACATATGATTGTGAAGGTAAAGTGGCGTGACAGTTGAAtttctcaaagcactagaaacAACA
The genomic region above belongs to Diabrotica undecimpunctata isolate CICGRU chromosome 8, icDiaUnde3, whole genome shotgun sequence and contains:
- the LOC140448310 gene encoding uncharacterized protein — encoded protein: MEKWGFGLSRKEVLQVVADFVKENNNKTQFKDGKPGEDWFLNFKRRHNLSIKKPQSVEFARKKNLDPFLIYNYFDLLENVIEKLGLQERPSQIWNLDESSFCTDPSKTKIVGQRGAPSTRTISGPGKQNTTVLMCCSASGKKAPPLIVFKGKHVWDQWTAPRGTEFLDTTYAATPKGWMETTVFRNYFENSFLKFIGSERPVLVIYDGHASHLGADVINIAVENHITILKLPPHTSHVLQPLDLCVFKSLKTRWDAKLVEWQRRNVGAAVTKSMFSKMIGEIWQETRPEILVSGFIKAGIVPLNRNIIQQDLFDPVALQLWQKTRNVARFDGPDLTLPSTSAKNNENPITVEAQSTSSSTDI